Proteins encoded by one window of Filimonas effusa:
- a CDS encoding glycoside hydrolase family 3 N-terminal domain-containing protein, with the protein MKSNILSIVPVAVAVLLCNGIMGQTVVPQLGKNSIAEVVAAMTLEEKAAIVIGGGRDAKPSVLTDGTMIGSSDFRIPGGAGVTNAIPRLGIPAMVLVDGPAGVRMNVKRKNDDHLYFATAFPSGTTLASTWNTELVQRVGEAFGNEVKEFGADIILAPGVNIHRNPLGGRNFEYYSEDPVITGNIAAAIITGLQSNGIGTSIKHFVANNQETSRSDINAVMDERTLREIYLRGFEIAVKKAKPWTVMSSYNLLDGVHTSERKDLLTTILRDEWKFEGYVMTDWGGKAVNLPDQMNAGNDMIMPGSAAQISRIVLAVKKDSISEQVLNRNVERILRIVVQSPSFLQYKYNNAPDMKAHARISREAAAEGAVLLENKKGVLPLADKYKSIALLGNTSYAIIAGGMGSGDVNRAYTVSLAKGLTNAGYVLNKELEERYRPYVSDYKNRPLELAMSDSLLAAAALGNDIALLTIGRNSGETKDRSLDSNYYLRPSELELIKRTATAFHKRGKKLVVVLNLCGVTDTRSWTQYADAVLLAWQPGQEGGDAIADVLSGKVNPSGKLATTFPQRYADVSSSGNFPGTPAGYPTEVKHEEGIYVGYRYHDAFKVDPAYAFGYGLSYTSFRISPLKLNSSIIKDKIIVSAVVTNTGKVAGKEVLQLYVTAPAGGVRKPVQELRAFAKTKLLQPGEAQEINLELDMRALASFNTGRHAWIADKGKYIFKAGTSSRNIVQSATATLEQEVIVEQVHSLLFRQSVAVIVPPGKR; encoded by the coding sequence ATGAAAAGTAATATTTTATCTATAGTGCCTGTTGCGGTGGCTGTTTTGTTATGCAATGGGATAATGGGGCAGACAGTGGTGCCGCAGCTTGGTAAGAATTCTATTGCGGAGGTGGTGGCTGCTATGACACTTGAGGAAAAGGCTGCTATTGTGATAGGTGGCGGGCGTGATGCCAAACCTTCTGTTCTTACTGATGGTACGATGATAGGCAGTTCTGATTTCCGGATACCGGGAGGGGCTGGTGTTACCAATGCTATTCCAAGGCTTGGTATTCCTGCCATGGTGTTGGTTGACGGGCCTGCGGGTGTTCGCATGAATGTGAAGCGGAAGAACGATGATCATCTTTATTTTGCCACGGCGTTTCCTTCGGGCACCACGCTGGCTTCGACCTGGAATACGGAACTGGTGCAACGTGTAGGGGAGGCTTTTGGTAATGAAGTGAAGGAGTTTGGTGCTGATATTATATTGGCGCCGGGGGTTAATATTCATCGTAATCCGCTGGGCGGGCGCAATTTTGAATATTACTCAGAGGATCCTGTTATAACGGGCAATATTGCGGCTGCTATCATCACCGGTTTGCAATCGAATGGCATAGGTACTTCCATAAAACATTTTGTGGCCAATAACCAAGAGACCAGCCGTTCTGATATCAATGCTGTTATGGATGAAAGGACGCTAAGGGAGATCTATCTCAGGGGATTTGAGATTGCTGTAAAGAAGGCTAAGCCATGGACTGTAATGTCGTCATATAACCTGCTTGACGGAGTACATACTTCGGAAAGAAAAGACCTGCTTACTACGATCCTGCGTGATGAGTGGAAATTTGAAGGGTATGTTATGACCGACTGGGGCGGAAAGGCTGTGAATTTGCCTGACCAGATGAATGCCGGTAATGATATGATCATGCCTGGCAGTGCTGCACAGATAAGCCGTATCGTGCTGGCGGTTAAAAAAGATTCTATCAGTGAGCAAGTGCTTAACCGTAATGTTGAGCGGATACTTCGTATTGTAGTGCAGTCGCCTTCATTTCTTCAGTACAAATACAATAATGCACCCGATATGAAAGCGCATGCGAGGATATCGCGTGAAGCTGCTGCAGAAGGGGCTGTGCTGCTGGAAAATAAGAAAGGCGTATTACCGCTTGCGGATAAATATAAAAGCATAGCGTTGCTGGGCAATACCAGTTATGCGATCATCGCAGGAGGTATGGGAAGCGGTGATGTTAACAGGGCTTATACGGTATCGCTGGCTAAAGGATTGACGAATGCGGGGTATGTGCTTAATAAGGAATTGGAAGAGCGATACCGGCCTTATGTGAGTGATTATAAGAATCGTCCTTTAGAGCTGGCAATGTCTGATTCGTTGCTTGCTGCCGCCGCTTTGGGGAATGATATTGCCTTACTTACCATCGGGCGTAATTCGGGGGAGACAAAAGACCGCAGCCTTGATTCAAATTATTATTTGAGGCCATCGGAGCTTGAGCTGATAAAACGTACTGCTACTGCATTTCATAAAAGAGGGAAAAAGCTTGTTGTTGTGCTAAATCTTTGTGGTGTTACCGATACCAGAAGCTGGACACAATATGCAGATGCTGTTTTACTGGCGTGGCAGCCGGGGCAGGAAGGAGGTGATGCTATTGCCGATGTGTTAAGCGGGAAAGTTAATCCATCGGGTAAGCTGGCTACCACATTTCCTCAGCGTTATGCTGATGTATCTTCTTCCGGCAACTTTCCGGGGACGCCTGCGGGTTATCCTACGGAGGTAAAACACGAGGAAGGTATTTATGTTGGTTACCGTTATCATGATGCGTTTAAGGTCGATCCTGCCTATGCGTTCGGGTATGGTCTTTCGTATACAAGTTTCAGGATATCACCACTTAAGCTTAATTCCTCTATTATTAAAGATAAAATAATTGTATCGGCGGTTGTTACTAATACAGGCAAAGTGGCGGGGAAAGAGGTGTTGCAATTGTATGTAACTGCTCCGGCAGGAGGTGTTCGTAAGCCTGTACAGGAGTTGAGGGCTTTTGCCAAAACCAAACTATTACAACCCGGAGAAGCCCAGGAAATAAACCTGGAGCTGGATATGCGTGCTTTGGCATCGTTTAATACGGGCAGGCATGCGTGGATAGCAGATAAGGGTAAATATATTTTTAAGGCAGGGACCTCTTCGCGGAACATTGTTCAAAGCGCTACTGCGACCCTTGAGCAAGAAGTTATTGTTGAGCAAGTTCATTCTCTGTTATTCAGGCAGTCTGTTGCTGTTATTGTTCCTCCTGGTAAAAGATGA
- the rny gene encoding ribonuclease Y, protein MDQITIVIVGIVAAVVGIIAGKFIFAKNTQKQIDDANTQAQSILKEAEIRAETIKKEKQLEAKERFVQLKAEYEKEVLERNKKIADSENRAKQKETSITQKENSLDKQIKENEAIKENLNRQIEVVNQKRSELEKHQEEHIRRLEKVSGLTADEAKTQLIEGLKHEAQTQALVLQQEIVEDAKQKANKEARKIIIQSIQRTAAEQTIENTVTVFNLESDEIKGQIIGREGRNIRAIEAATGVDLIVDDTPEAIILSSFDPLRREIARLSLQRLVADGRIHPARIEEVVEKTRKQLEEQVMEIGERTVIELGIHGLHKELVRMVGKMRFRSSYGQNLLMHSREVANLCGIMAAELGMNPKLAKRAGLLHDIGKVPDEETELSHALLGAKLAEKYGENPAVVNAIGAHHDEMEMQYVISPIVQACDAISGARPGARREIMQQYLQRIKDLEQLAQGYQGVEKAYAIQAGRELRVIVEADKVTDADSDKLSFEIAQKIQTDMTYPGQIKVTVIREKRAVNVAR, encoded by the coding sequence ATGGATCAAATAACTATTGTTATAGTAGGCATAGTTGCGGCGGTAGTAGGTATAATAGCAGGTAAATTCATTTTCGCCAAGAATACACAGAAGCAGATAGACGATGCGAATACACAGGCCCAGTCTATTTTAAAGGAAGCTGAGATAAGAGCTGAGACCATTAAGAAGGAAAAACAACTGGAAGCGAAGGAACGTTTTGTGCAACTGAAGGCTGAATATGAAAAAGAGGTGCTGGAGCGCAATAAAAAAATAGCTGACTCAGAGAACCGCGCGAAGCAAAAGGAAACTTCTATTACCCAGAAAGAAAACTCGTTAGATAAGCAAATCAAAGAGAACGAGGCTATCAAGGAAAATCTGAACCGCCAGATAGAGGTTGTAAACCAAAAGCGCAGCGAACTGGAGAAACACCAGGAGGAGCATATCCGCCGTTTAGAAAAAGTTTCCGGTCTTACTGCTGATGAAGCCAAGACTCAATTAATAGAAGGGTTGAAGCATGAGGCTCAAACCCAGGCTCTTGTATTACAGCAGGAGATTGTGGAGGACGCGAAGCAAAAGGCGAATAAGGAAGCGCGGAAGATCATTATTCAAAGTATTCAACGTACTGCTGCGGAGCAGACCATTGAAAATACGGTTACTGTTTTCAATCTTGAGAGTGATGAGATCAAGGGTCAGATCATTGGCCGTGAGGGTCGTAACATTCGTGCGATAGAAGCTGCAACGGGTGTTGACCTTATTGTAGATGATACCCCTGAGGCTATTATTCTTTCTTCTTTTGATCCTTTGCGTCGTGAAATTGCGCGTTTGTCGTTGCAGCGTCTTGTTGCAGATGGCCGTATTCACCCTGCCCGTATTGAAGAGGTGGTAGAGAAAACGCGCAAGCAGCTGGAAGAGCAGGTGATGGAGATTGGTGAGCGTACTGTTATTGAATTAGGTATTCATGGTTTACATAAAGAGCTGGTACGTATGGTGGGTAAAATGCGTTTCCGTTCTTCTTATGGTCAGAACCTGCTGATGCACAGCCGTGAGGTTGCTAATTTATGTGGTATCATGGCAGCTGAGCTGGGAATGAATCCCAAGCTGGCGAAAAGAGCGGGTTTACTTCACGATATAGGTAAAGTGCCTGATGAGGAAACTGAACTGAGCCACGCATTGCTGGGTGCCAAGCTGGCTGAGAAATATGGTGAAAATCCTGCTGTTGTAAATGCTATTGGCGCTCACCACGATGAAATGGAAATGCAATATGTGATTTCTCCGATAGTTCAGGCTTGTGATGCTATCAGCGGTGCAAGGCCTGGTGCGAGAAGGGAGATCATGCAGCAATATCTTCAGCGTATTAAAGACCTGGAGCAGCTGGCGCAAGGTTACCAGGGTGTTGAAAAGGCATACGCTATACAAGCGGGCCGTGAGTTACGTGTGATAGTAGAGGCTGATAAAGTAACTGATGCCGACAGTGATAAACTGAGCTTTGAAATTGCCCAGAAGATTCAAACTGATATGACCTATCCCGGCCAGATTAAAGTAACCGTTATTCGTGAGAAACGTGCGGTGAATGTGGCAAGGTAA
- a CDS encoding cell division protein ZapA, with product MLEDLIPVNIVIGDRSYRLKIEPKDEELVRKIIKLINDRILEFKTNFAGKDMQDYIAMALIWFATEQSRAGSELIAYQEISEKLAAMEAMVERGMEGK from the coding sequence ATGCTTGAAGACCTGATACCGGTAAATATTGTGATTGGTGACCGCAGTTACCGTTTGAAGATTGAACCTAAGGACGAGGAGTTGGTGCGTAAGATCATTAAGCTGATCAATGACCGGATTCTTGAGTTCAAGACGAACTTTGCGGGAAAGGATATGCAGGATTATATTGCGATGGCGCTGATATGGTTTGCTACTGAGCAGTCGAGGGCTGGGAGCGAACTTATTGCTTACCAGGAAATTAGTGAAAAGCTGGCGGCGATGGAGGCGATGGTTGAGCGCGGTATGGAGGGAAAGTGA
- the pheT gene encoding phenylalanine--tRNA ligase subunit beta yields MTISYNWLSSYLPSSEANLDQDKLSKILTSIGLEVESLEKYERIKGGLQGLVIGEVLACEKHPGADKLKVTKVNTGGAEPLQIVCGAPNVAAGQKVVVATVGATIYPSSGEPMTMKLAKIRGVESFGMICAEDEIGMGQSHAGILVLPDSAVPGTSAAAYFKPYSDWVYEIGLTPNRMDAMSHFGVAKDVCAYLTHHFKKELRAINPLNVSFKPDATEVPVQVTVENEEACQRYAGVTIKGVTVQESPEWLKDKLLSIGLRPINNIVDITNYILHGTGQPLHAFDLDKIRGGKVIIKNMPEGTPFVTLDEKERKLHPDDLVIADAEGPMCIAGVFGGLHSGVTAGTTNIFLESAWFNPQRIRKTSFRHGLRTDAATRFEKGVDISSCVQVLKRAALLIREVAGGSIVSDVIDCYPAPKPKAEVALKYHYLKKLSGKNYHPDAVKRILTSLGFEIIKEGMDELWVAVPYSKPDISLPADVVEEIVRIDGLDNIEIPTSITIAPSVETLSFKEGLKEKIAGYLVGKGFNEIMTNSITNSAYFSEATLETAVRMINNLSAELDVMRPSMLETGLEALAYNINRRNQNLRFFEFGKTYSTSGPGHYHEEEHLCLYITGLRNEQSWQEKAHAADFFLAKGIAEALPELAGVKGVQWVKREQEHHPLELELQQGKTVLGRLTVVSKSLLQRFDLKQDVYFIDLNIAQLVQQGQAKKITYREISKFPAVQRDLAIVVKKNTTYDAVETLIRKTKLSKLQQVRLFDIFESDKLGADKKSMAINFTFLDEEKTLTDKETDGMMNKLIHAFEQELQAEIRK; encoded by the coding sequence ATGACAATATCTTATAATTGGCTTAGCTCTTACCTGCCTTCCAGTGAAGCAAACCTGGACCAGGATAAGTTGTCTAAAATATTAACGAGTATAGGGCTGGAAGTGGAGAGCCTTGAGAAATACGAGCGTATTAAAGGCGGGTTGCAGGGTTTGGTGATTGGTGAGGTGCTGGCGTGTGAAAAACACCCTGGTGCTGATAAGCTGAAGGTGACAAAAGTGAATACCGGTGGCGCCGAGCCATTGCAAATAGTATGTGGCGCTCCCAATGTAGCTGCGGGTCAGAAGGTTGTAGTAGCCACTGTTGGCGCTACCATTTATCCCAGCAGTGGTGAGCCTATGACTATGAAGCTGGCTAAAATACGCGGCGTAGAAAGTTTTGGTATGATATGCGCTGAAGATGAAATTGGCATGGGGCAAAGTCATGCTGGTATTCTCGTACTGCCTGATAGTGCGGTGCCGGGAACTTCGGCGGCAGCTTATTTCAAACCTTATTCAGACTGGGTGTATGAGATTGGGCTTACTCCGAACAGGATGGATGCGATGAGTCATTTTGGTGTTGCAAAGGATGTGTGCGCTTATCTCACCCATCATTTCAAGAAGGAGCTGCGGGCTATCAATCCTCTGAATGTTAGCTTCAAGCCTGATGCTACGGAGGTTCCGGTTCAGGTGACTGTTGAGAATGAAGAGGCTTGTCAGCGTTATGCCGGTGTTACCATCAAGGGTGTTACTGTGCAGGAATCTCCTGAATGGCTGAAGGATAAGCTGTTGTCGATAGGGCTTCGTCCTATTAATAATATTGTTGATATTACCAACTATATACTGCATGGAACCGGTCAGCCGTTACATGCTTTTGACCTGGATAAGATAAGGGGGGGCAAGGTTATTATCAAGAATATGCCTGAGGGTACTCCTTTTGTTACGCTTGATGAGAAAGAAAGGAAGCTGCACCCGGATGACCTGGTCATTGCCGATGCGGAAGGGCCTATGTGTATTGCGGGTGTATTTGGGGGTTTGCATAGCGGCGTAACGGCGGGCACTACCAATATATTCCTGGAGAGCGCGTGGTTTAACCCGCAGCGAATCCGTAAAACTTCGTTTCGTCACGGCTTGCGTACCGATGCGGCTACCCGTTTTGAGAAAGGGGTGGATATTTCGAGCTGTGTGCAGGTGTTGAAACGTGCTGCTCTGCTGATAAGAGAAGTGGCGGGCGGTTCTATTGTTTCGGATGTTATTGATTGTTACCCGGCTCCTAAACCTAAGGCTGAGGTGGCGCTGAAATATCATTACCTGAAGAAGCTAAGCGGTAAAAACTATCATCCTGATGCGGTGAAACGCATTCTTACCAGTCTTGGTTTTGAAATTATCAAAGAGGGTATGGATGAGCTTTGGGTGGCTGTTCCTTACAGTAAACCTGATATTTCGCTGCCTGCTGATGTGGTAGAAGAGATTGTGCGTATTGACGGGCTTGATAATATTGAAATACCTACTTCCATCACAATAGCTCCTTCAGTTGAGACGTTAAGCTTCAAGGAAGGGCTGAAGGAGAAGATTGCGGGCTACCTTGTGGGCAAAGGGTTTAATGAGATTATGACCAACTCTATTACCAACAGCGCTTATTTTTCGGAAGCAACGCTGGAGACGGCGGTTAGGATGATCAATAACCTAAGCGCCGAGCTTGATGTCATGCGTCCTTCCATGCTTGAAACCGGTTTGGAGGCGCTTGCTTATAATATCAACCGCAGGAATCAGAATCTCCGGTTCTTTGAGTTTGGCAAGACCTATTCTACCAGTGGTCCGGGTCATTATCATGAAGAAGAGCATCTTTGTCTTTATATCACTGGTTTGCGGAATGAGCAAAGCTGGCAGGAGAAAGCCCATGCTGCTGATTTTTTTCTTGCCAAGGGTATTGCCGAGGCATTGCCTGAATTAGCGGGTGTGAAAGGTGTGCAGTGGGTGAAAAGGGAGCAGGAGCATCATCCGCTGGAGCTGGAATTGCAACAGGGCAAGACTGTTTTAGGAAGGCTGACCGTGGTAAGCAAAAGTTTATTGCAGCGTTTTGATCTGAAACAGGATGTTTATTTTATAGATCTCAATATTGCCCAGCTGGTGCAGCAGGGGCAGGCGAAAAAGATCACTTACCGTGAAATATCGAAATTTCCGGCTGTGCAGCGTGATCTTGCGATTGTTGTGAAAAAGAACACGACGTATGATGCTGTTGAGACGCTGATACGTAAAACCAAATTATCGAAGTTGCAGCAGGTAAGACTGTTCGATATATTCGAAAGCGATAAACTTGGTGCAGACAAGAAATCAATGGCCATCAATTTTACTTTCCTGGATGAAGAAAAAACGCTCACCGATAAGGAAACGGATGGTATGATGAATAAACTGATCCATGCTTTTGAACAGGAGCTGCAGGCTGAAATCAGGAAATAA
- a CDS encoding PA0069 family radical SAM protein produces MNTKEQHPNARPRPVPGNNEQYHSGRGAQINTPNRFLSHERVREFVEGIDDWTEDNPATVFLEEQAKSLVNKVDSPDVGMYYSMNPYQGCEHGCIYCYARNSFEYYGYSAGLDFEQKIIVKKNAPALLRKFLMHPKWEPLPISLSGNTDCYQPAERKFRLTRQLLEVCLQFNQPVGIITKNAGILRDKDLLQEMARKRLVSVLISVTSFNEDLRRVMEPRTATGAQRLRVISELSAAGVHTGVMLGPMIPGLNEHEMQAIMKSASESGARFSAYTFIRLNGAIKLLFHDWLFKNFPDRADKVWHLIESGHGGQVNDSRFGLRMRGEGPIADLVRQQYKTYRKLYHLDDERWELDGTLFRRPGEQTRLF; encoded by the coding sequence ATGAATACTAAAGAGCAGCATCCTAATGCCCGGCCGAGACCTGTGCCGGGGAATAATGAACAATACCATTCGGGGAGGGGCGCCCAGATAAATACGCCCAACCGTTTTCTTTCGCATGAGCGAGTCAGGGAATTTGTAGAGGGGATTGACGACTGGACGGAAGATAATCCTGCCACTGTTTTTCTCGAGGAGCAGGCTAAAAGTCTTGTCAACAAGGTGGACAGCCCTGATGTGGGGATGTATTACAGTATGAATCCTTACCAGGGTTGTGAGCATGGTTGTATTTATTGTTATGCGCGGAATTCGTTCGAGTATTACGGGTATAGTGCGGGGCTTGATTTTGAGCAAAAGATCATTGTGAAGAAGAATGCGCCGGCGTTGCTGCGGAAGTTCCTGATGCATCCCAAGTGGGAGCCGCTGCCTATTTCGCTGAGTGGCAATACGGATTGTTACCAGCCTGCGGAGCGTAAGTTTCGTCTTACGCGGCAGTTGCTGGAGGTGTGTCTTCAATTTAATCAGCCGGTGGGGATCATCACTAAGAACGCCGGTATACTGCGGGATAAGGATCTGTTGCAGGAGATGGCTCGGAAGCGGCTGGTGAGTGTGCTGATTTCGGTGACCTCTTTCAATGAGGATCTACGGCGGGTGATGGAGCCTCGTACGGCTACGGGGGCGCAGCGTTTGAGAGTGATCAGCGAGCTTAGTGCGGCGGGAGTGCATACCGGCGTAATGCTGGGGCCTATGATACCGGGGCTTAACGAGCATGAGATGCAGGCTATCATGAAGTCGGCGAGTGAGTCGGGCGCGCGTTTCAGCGCTTATACCTTTATCAGGCTCAATGGTGCTATTAAATTATTATTTCATGACTGGCTTTTCAAGAATTTTCCTGACAGGGCAGATAAGGTATGGCATCTTATTGAGTCGGGGCATGGCGGCCAGGTGAATGACAGTCGTTTTGGGCTTCGGATGCGGGGTGAGGGGCCTATAGCTGACCTGGTGCGTCAACAGTATAAAACGTATAGAAAATTGTATCATCTGGATGATGAGCGATGGGAGCTTGACGGCACTTTGTTCCGTCGTCCGGGGGAACAAACAAGGTTGTTTTAG
- a CDS encoding 2'-5' RNA ligase family protein, with translation MTTNSPVAGYPEAEYLLVIQPHADLYDKIMACKNEFAEKYNAAAAAFGKPHITLLRFKQVLMAEEKITRHIGAIASACPPMKIELNDFGSFPSHTIYINIIGKQAIRYMVRELKLVQRLVKGSEKPHFITEPHLTVARRLQPQQYEQAWKEYQHLSFSGLFIAEHLLLLKRAPGMRSYQQVASFPLLNKSTAATQGALFL, from the coding sequence ATGACAACAAATAGCCCGGTAGCCGGTTATCCTGAAGCCGAATATCTCCTGGTAATTCAGCCGCATGCTGACCTGTATGATAAGATCATGGCGTGTAAGAATGAATTTGCTGAAAAGTATAATGCTGCTGCAGCAGCATTTGGCAAGCCTCATATTACTTTACTGCGATTTAAGCAGGTACTTATGGCGGAGGAGAAGATCACGCGTCATATTGGTGCTATTGCTAGTGCATGCCCGCCGATGAAGATCGAACTTAACGATTTCGGCAGTTTTCCTTCGCATACTATTTATATCAATATTATTGGAAAGCAGGCTATCAGGTATATGGTACGGGAACTGAAATTGGTTCAAAGGCTGGTGAAGGGCAGTGAAAAGCCTCATTTTATTACCGAGCCGCATCTTACCGTAGCGCGCAGGCTACAGCCGCAGCAATATGAGCAGGCGTGGAAGGAATACCAGCATCTATCTTTTTCGGGTCTATTTATTGCGGAGCATTTGCTGCTGCTGAAGAGGGCGCCGGGTATGCGATCGTACCAGCAGGTGGCAAGTTTTCCGCTTCTGAACAAATCTACTGCGGCTACGCAGGGGGCATTATTTCTTTGA
- a CDS encoding 2'-5' RNA ligase family protein, translating to METGCLTTGMFNVPSAETFEYLLVVQPDASVRTQVMEERYFFNGLYRQGVADSMPPDIAVASFTAKEAMEDILIRWLRRMIAQQPGFTVTLNNYGAIPPQALYLRVQDQEPFLKLAAGLQPVCDFLKDNQCPPLLRYSKAFIPLASKLPPAVFEKATPDYARRSFHASFEVQQLALIRKSADGTCRKIQAFGLRSSVSDQYAA from the coding sequence ATGGAAACAGGATGCTTAACAACCGGAATGTTTAATGTGCCATCGGCTGAGACATTTGAGTATCTGCTGGTGGTACAGCCTGATGCGAGTGTTCGTACGCAGGTGATGGAGGAGCGCTATTTTTTTAACGGGCTTTACCGTCAGGGGGTTGCGGACAGTATGCCTCCTGATATAGCTGTAGCCAGTTTTACGGCGAAGGAAGCTATGGAGGATATCCTGATCCGCTGGCTAAGGCGGATGATTGCGCAGCAGCCTGGTTTTACGGTAACGCTGAATAACTATGGTGCTATACCGCCACAGGCGTTGTATTTGCGTGTGCAGGACCAGGAGCCTTTTTTAAAGCTTGCGGCGGGACTTCAGCCAGTATGTGATTTTTTGAAGGATAACCAATGTCCACCTTTATTACGCTATAGTAAAGCGTTTATACCGCTTGCTTCGAAGTTGCCTCCGGCTGTATTTGAGAAGGCGACGCCCGATTATGCCAGGCGAAGTTTTCATGCGTCGTTTGAGGTGCAGCAGCTGGCGCTTATACGCAAGAGTGCGGATGGCACCTGCAGGAAGATACAGGCTTTTGGGCTGAGGTCTTCTGTAAGCGATCAATATGCGGCCTGA
- a CDS encoding sensor histidine kinase, translating to MKQKIKNTWTWLVGDSPEFTAELIAFNSIAIITLIILLVLLPINMLIGLMNVTLMIIVLIIAQFTFYYLSRFKKRYLLGVAIYTIVSYGVLILNFFFNAGSYGPTLSLFFLTFQLLIAFSPKRWHFLLFLAHFMVPLALMFVEYYRPELVPYTYVKDQDRFVDLLTSYLVILVGMYWITIYLRNNYLREKGVADQAHLEKIKLFSVISHDLKSPLAAAVSLGQLINEFQHDEADRKELQKELLNINKATLDMFTNLVAWSSTQMQGARARLTKVDLRSCINNVLQIQQRFLTGKQIRIHVELVAEPAVKADVDMMELVIRNIVQNAIKFSPVGGEIWITNRITRGRYVLMIRDKGVGINAARLKHLFTLSIDSSYGTGNEKGSGLGLHLCKEFMKLQGGQIWASSVEHMGSTFYISIPVYTDAG from the coding sequence TTGAAACAGAAGATTAAAAATACCTGGACCTGGTTAGTGGGTGATTCTCCTGAATTCACAGCTGAGCTTATTGCTTTTAATTCCATTGCTATCATTACTTTGATCATATTGCTGGTATTGCTGCCTATTAATATGCTAATAGGTTTGATGAATGTTACCCTGATGATCATTGTGCTTATCATTGCGCAGTTTACGTTCTATTATCTTTCGCGTTTCAAGAAGCGTTACCTGCTTGGGGTTGCGATTTATACTATTGTTAGTTACGGGGTACTTATTCTTAATTTCTTTTTTAATGCCGGCAGTTATGGGCCGACGCTGTCGTTGTTTTTTTTAACATTTCAATTGCTTATTGCTTTTTCTCCCAAGCGCTGGCATTTTCTGTTGTTCCTTGCCCATTTCATGGTGCCGCTTGCTTTGATGTTTGTTGAATATTATCGTCCGGAACTGGTGCCTTATACCTATGTGAAAGATCAGGACCGTTTTGTAGACCTGCTCACGAGTTACCTGGTGATACTTGTAGGTATGTACTGGATCACTATTTACCTGCGTAATAATTACCTAAGGGAAAAGGGAGTTGCGGACCAGGCACATCTTGAAAAAATAAAATTGTTTTCCGTGATCTCGCATGATCTGAAGAGTCCATTGGCGGCTGCGGTAAGTCTTGGTCAGCTGATCAACGAATTTCAGCATGATGAAGCTGACAGGAAGGAATTGCAGAAGGAGTTACTGAATATCAATAAGGCAACGCTTGATATGTTCACGAACCTGGTGGCGTGGTCGTCGACACAAATGCAGGGTGCGCGGGCGCGGTTAACGAAGGTTGACCTGAGGTCTTGTATCAATAATGTGCTGCAAATACAGCAGCGGTTTCTTACGGGGAAGCAGATCAGGATACATGTGGAGCTGGTTGCGGAGCCGGCTGTGAAAGCTGATGTTGACATGATGGAGCTTGTGATCAGGAACATTGTGCAAAATGCTATCAAGTTTTCTCCTGTGGGTGGTGAGATCTGGATCACGAACCGGATCACGCGGGGGCGTTATGTGCTTATGATACGTGACAAAGGAGTAGGGATCAATGCTGCGCGGCTGAAGCACTTGTTTACTTTGAGCATTGATTCAAGTTATGGGACGGGCAATGAGAAGGGGAGTGGTTTGGGTTTACATTTGTGCAAAGAATTTATGAAGCTGCAGGGCGGGCAGATATGGGCTTCGTCGGTAGAGCATATGGGCAGCACCTTTTATATATCCATTCCTGTTTATACGGATGCGGGGTAA